From Pristiophorus japonicus isolate sPriJap1 chromosome 1, sPriJap1.hap1, whole genome shotgun sequence, a single genomic window includes:
- the LOC139273769 gene encoding protein TsetseEP-like gives MRTLLLILGYLITDSALTDPCVNHTVLDQPWRSTDCGGTQCIGNIQCDQDLVQGWYRFKSSGGKKIPETAVPEYHCSTYGPGWLNGTHPTVGQGEVTRTVCFSWDGDNCYLTREIKIKNCTSYSVYQLKPTNPTGCDVYCTDPETSPTQGPKDQSTRETTDRPSTIPVGSTASDPETSPTQGPEEQSTRETTDHPSTIPEGSSTSDPETSPTQGPEDQSTRETTDRPSTIPAGSTASDTETSPTQGPEDQSTRETTDRPSIIPEGSSTSDPKERWINVQLTSTTKLHPEMKKKIIAERINQMIKEQCPNEEFRFKLEDVECSDGN, from the exons ATGAGGACTCTGCTGCTGATTCTGGGTTACCTGA TCACAGACTCcgcactcactgacccgtgtgtaaATCACACAGTCCTGGACCAGCCCTGGAGGAGCACGGATTGTGGTGGGACTCAGTGCATCGGAAACATTCAGTGTGATCAGGATCTTGTCCAAGGATGGTACAGATTTAAAAG TTCTGGCGGAAAGAAGATTCCGGAGACTGCGGTCCCAGAATATCACTGCTCCACATACGGCCCAGGCTGGTTAAACG GAACTCATCCCACCGTGGGCCAGGGAGAAGTGACAAGGACAGTTTGTTTTAGCTGGGATGGAGATAACTGCTACCTGACCCGGGAGATAAAGATCAAAAACTGCACCAGTTACTCCGTTTACCAGTTGAAGCCGACAAACCCCACCGGTTGCGATGTTTATTGCACAG acccagagacatccccaactcaggggcccAAGGATCAATCGACCCGTGAAACCACTGACCGTCCATCCACTATCCCAGTGGGGTCTACAgcctcag acccagagacatccccaactcaggggcccGAGGAACAATCGACCCGTGAAaccactgaccatccatccactaTCCCAGAGGGGTCTTCAacctcag acccagagacatccccaactcaggggcccGAGGATCAATCGACCCGTGAAACCACTGACcgtccatccactatcccagcggGCTCTACAgcctcag atacagagacatccccaactcaggggccTGAGGATCAATCGACCCGTGAAACTACTGACCGTCCATCCATTATCCCAGAGGGGTCTTCAacctcag ATCCCAAGGAGCGGTGGATTAATGTGCAGCTTACTTCGACGACCAAGCTCCATCCTGAAATGAAGAAGAAGATCATtgcggagagg ATTAATCAGATGATAAAGGAACAATGCCCAAACGAGGAGTTCCGTTTCAAACTGGAGGACGTTGAGTGCTCGGATGGGAATTGA